A part of Aegilops tauschii subsp. strangulata cultivar AL8/78 chromosome 2, Aet v6.0, whole genome shotgun sequence genomic DNA contains:
- the LOC109759510 gene encoding trans-cinnamate:CoA ligase, peroxisomal-like, producing the protein MDKLPKRPANYVPLSPVGFLPRASAVYGDRTSVVYGRLKFTWSQTHERCRRLAAALVSLGVRKNDVVSVLAPNVPAMYEMHFAVPMAAAVLNTINTRLDAKAVAVILRHAQAKVLFVDYEYVRLAHDALQIVADAGAPVPLVAVIDDIDRPTGVRLGLFKLEYEARVSKGDPAAELPSLADEWDAVVLNYTSGTTSAPKGVVSSHRGAYLNTMGQLLSWGVGNEPVYLWTLPMFHCNGWTLTWGMAARGAVNVCMRQNRAADVYRAISDYGVTHMCCAPVVFNILLEGEARRLTAPVHVLTGGAPPTAALLDRVERIGFKVTHSYGLTEATGPAMACEWRHQWDLLPLPERSRLKARQGVSVLSLADANVVDDNTMSSVPRDGKSLGEIVLRGSSVMKGYLNNPEANEKAFKGGWFMTGDVGVVHPDGYIEIKDRSKDVIISGGENICSKELEEVLLQHPAVADVAVVAMPHPHWGETPCAFLVAKDKAAEVCKDEVIAFCRERMSRFMVPRKVVVIDALPRNALGKVEKVKLRDAARNLVPSAVSRL; encoded by the coding sequence ATGGACAAGCTTCCCAAGCGCCCGGCAAACTACGTGCCACTTAGCCCGGTCGGGTTCCTTCCGCGCGCCAGTGCAGTATACGGCGACCGCACGTCGGTCGTCTACGGGCGTCTCAAGTTCACATGGAGCCAGACGCACGAGCgctgccgccgcctcgccgccgccctcgtctcCCTCGGCGTCCGCAAGAACGACGTCGTCTCCGTCCTCGCGCCCAACGTGCCGGCAATGTACGAGATGCACTTCGCCGTGCCCATGGCTGCTGCCGTGCTCAACACCATCAACACGCGCCTGGACGCCAAGGCGGTGGCGGTCATCCTGAGGCACGCCCAGGCCAAGGTCCTCTTCGTCGACTATGAGTACGTGCGCCTCGCTCACGACGCGCTCCAAATCGTTGCCGATGCCGGCGCGCCCGTGCCGCTTGTCGCCGTCATCGACGATATCGACAGGCCCACCGGCGTCCGGCTCGGCCTCTTCAAGCTCGAGTATGAGGCGCGGGTCAGCAAAGGAGACCCGGCGGCGGAGCTGCCTTCGCTCGCAGATGAGTGGGATGCGGTGGTGCTCAACTACACCTCGGGCACCACGTCGGCGCCAAAAGGCGTGGTGTCCAGCCACCGTGGTGCATACCTGAACACCATGGGCCAGCTGCTGTCGTGGGGGGTGGGGAACGAGCCCGTGTACCTCTGGACGCTCCCCATGTTCCACTGCAACGGGTGGACACTCACGTGGGGAATGGCGGCGCGCGGCGCCGTCAACGTCTGCATGCGCCAGAACCGCGCCGCCGACGTCTACCGTGCCATCTCCGACTACGGCGTCACCCACATGTGCTGCGCGCCCGTGGTATTCAATATCCTCCTTGAAGGCGAGGCCCGGCGGCTCACCGCTCCGGTCCACGTCCTCACGGGCGGCGCCCCGCCGACGGCCGCCCTGCTGGACCGCGTCGAGCGGATCGGTTTCAAGGTGACGCACTCCTATGGACTCACGGAGGCCACAGGCCCCGCTATGGCCTGCGAGTGGCGCCACCAGTGGGACCTCCTGCCACTCCCTGAGCGCTCACGCCTCAAGGCCAGGCAGGGGGTCAGCGTCCTATCTCTCGCCGATGCCAACGTTGTCGACGACAACACAATGTCTAGCGTGCCGCGCGACGGCAAGTCCTTGGGTGAGATCGTGCTCCGCGGCAGCAGCGTCATGAAGGGGTACCTCAACAACCCGGAGGCTAATGAGAAGGCCTTCAAGGGCGGGTGGTTCATGACGGGCGACGTCGGCGTTGTGCACCCCGACGGGTACATCGAGATAAAGGATAGGTCAAAGGACGTGATCATCAGCGGAGGTGAGAACATCTGCAGCAAGGAGCTGGAGGAGGTGCTACTCCAGCACCCGGCTGTGGCCGACGTGGCGGTGGTTGCCATGCCTCACCCGCACTGGGGCGAGACGCCGTGCGCGTTCCTTGTGGCCAAAGACAAGGCTGCTGAGGTCTGCAAGGATGAAGTGATTGCCTTCTGTCGCGAGCGCATGTCGCGCTTCATGGTTCCCAGGAAGGTGGTCGTCATCGACGCCCTTCCGAGGAACGCGCTGGGAAAGGTTGAGAAGGTGAAGCTACGGGATGCGGCCCGGAATCTTGTGCCCTCGGCCGTGTCAAGGCTGTAG